From Impatiens glandulifera chromosome 7, dImpGla2.1, whole genome shotgun sequence:
aaaagtgtcaaaaacgtattaaacgtgtcaaacgtgtcaaacgtgtaaaacgtgtcaaaaggGTATTTagcgtgccaaaatgtgttaaacatgtcaaaaatatgttaaacgtgccaaaacgtgttaaaaatgccaaaatttgttaaacatgtcaataaCGTGTTAAttatgtcaaaaatatattaaacgtgtgtaatatgtcaaaaacgtgttaaacatgccaaaattttcaagaatgtgttaaacgtgttaaacatgttataatgtcaaaacgtgttagaattgccaaaaatgtttaaaatgttttaaacatgccaaaaatgtgttaaacgtgtcataaatatgttaaatgtgtaaaaagaaatgtgttaaacatgcccaaaatgtgttaaacatgtcaaaaacgtgttaaaacatgtTGAATATGTCAACAATGCGTTAAACGTGGcaaaaatgagataaattttaaacgtgtcaaaaacatgttaaacatgtccaaaatgtgttaaaaatttcaaaacgtgttaagcgtgcAAAAACTTGTTAAGCATGCATAAAAATGTTAggcgtgcaaaaacgtgtttaacgttcaaaaaatatgtaaaattgattaaaacgagttacatactaattaaaactaaaaacgtattaaGTGAGTCAAAACAGAATAAACGAATCAAATACTAGATAAACGAGTTAAAAACGTGGTGAATaagttaaaaacgtattaaattatgtaaaatgaattaaataattattaaacggatcaaaatgtgttaaccgggacaaaaatgttttaaatattaaacgagtaaAAAACGTAATAAATGTGTTACAAATTGTCGTTTGTCTCGATCGTGCCGTTTGTGCCgttcgtgtcgttcgtgccgttCGTGCCGTTTGTGCTGTTCGTAGCAATTTAAAATAAAGctattcaaaatttgaatttatttgatttgaaaaatatgGCCGTTAAATTATAAGCGGGAAAAATGGTTTATATATAAGACATAATTGCATACTTGAAGTTCaagtttttcttaatataagacACCAATTGCTTACACTTAAGTTCAAGTTTCTCTCTTTTTTACATACAAACATAAGACATCCATTACATACTTGAAGTTCAAGTTACTCTCTATTTCGCTTTCGATTATAATCCATCGTTGGACAGGAAACCAACATTATCACCATCTTCGTCATGGATCAATGGATTGATTTTTTCATGACTCGATTGGTGGATAATGTTTCTATTATAGATGATACGACTATACAATCCACTAATCATTATGAATATGGATACGATTTTCAGTATTCATTCAATATGAATcatgatcttcatcttcaatatTCTGCAATCGATTCTTCAAGTGCAATGTGGCATTATCATGAACAACTTGATTTCTTCGATTATTACAATTATTTCAGACATCAGAAACTAATGCCAGGTAAAACTTACAAAATATCCATTCACCATGAgttttaatttttctcttaaTGTGAGCATAAAATGTGGATATTATGAATATCAAGAAACGAATATCAAGAATTCTAATCATTTTCTCATGTTACAGGATATCAAGAACACTCATCTTACGGATATTACCCTAATGTTCATAATCATCATCCAATGAGACACACATCTTCAGTCGCATACCAAACTGGTTTGGAATTGACGGACAACACGCCACCAACACAAAACAACTACTTACCATATCACATAACAGATGTACTATTTTTACCTTTGTCTTTAGACTAGATTAGCTTGGTTGATTGTTTATTTAGtagtagttaattaattaaaaatattgttttttgaataaaataggAAGTTGTGGTGCTCGACATTTCTGAAATGATTAACAATCATTTTGTTGTTGATCGTCAAAGTGATATTGATATGTATTTGGATATAGACAACATTTCTTATGAggtaattaaacaattaattggtGTTTACATTTATGTCGTAATTTTTGTGTCTTATGATtcaaaatgtttaatttcaGGAGCTTCTTTTATTGGGTGAACAAATTGGTAGACATGTTGAAACAGGCATATCAGAAGAGAGCATCAATCTTAGAACACGGGACCATTTAATTCCCGAGACTCAAGcatctttttcttcaaatcaaggaGGAACTAATGATTTTTGTGTTATATGTCAGGTAAATCATATTAATACAATAACTATCTtcttttattatgataacaactaattgtctttctttttttgaatttataggAGGAATATATGATGAAAGAGAAGATTGGAGGTCTTGATTGTGGGCATGAATTCCATGTTGATTGCATAAAGAGATGGATACTTATAAACAACATTTGTCCCATCTGCAAATCTCCTGGAATTCCTATAGCTGAAGAAAGATAACATTCTTTTTAAGTTTTGTAATCAGTTTATAAGAAATATCTTTAGTTTAatttaagaacataaatcttcagaatattaattgttaataattCAAGTTAGATAgattttggttttaaattttataatttattttctcaatattttgaaattatcatGGATGGTTAGCAAGATTCATTCtacaacattaataataataataatcaaaataataaaaaataagttgtaTAATAATGGTCTTTATCCATCATACCAACAAACAATCTCCCAAGATGGTGCATTGATTTGATGCAAACTTAAAAATCTCACAACTGAAACATGATATTAGATTCAAGATTCAACATGTactataaaaacataaaacatgAATACATAGGAAAAGCGAAGAAAtgtagaaaatatattaaaaattcgtAGCAAACAAATAAGAagagtatttttaattataatttgttagtgACCCATCTCTTTCGGGAACAATATTT
This genomic window contains:
- the LOC124909632 gene encoding RING finger protein 44-like, which produces MDQWIDFFMTRLVDNVSIIDDTTIQSTNHYEYGYDFQYSFNMNHDLHLQYSAIDSSSAMWHYHEQLDFFDYYNYFRHQKLMPGYQEHSSYGYYPNVHNHHPMRHTSSVAYQTGLELTDNTPPTQNNYLPYHITDEVVVLDISEMINNHFVVDRQSDIDMYLDIDNISYEELLLLGEQIGRHVETGISEESINLRTRDHLIPETQASFSSNQGGTNDFCVICQEEYMMKEKIGGLDCGHEFHVDCIKRWILINNICPICKSPGIPIAEER